Proteins from one Quercus lobata isolate SW786 unplaced genomic scaffold, ValleyOak3.0 Primary Assembly Scq3eQI_49, whole genome shotgun sequence genomic window:
- the LOC115973003 gene encoding disease resistance protein RGA2-like, with protein MILFPYLKESLILRRCSWKGLEQIMKMKMGAATTSTYFPLSQLQVLELEKINDFESLPVKGLQNLISLRELNIRWCYGLGSLHWISSLTSLQTLEIWGCPNLTSLPQEIHNLTSLKELRIYDCPLLRQRCERQIGEDWPIIAHVPSVIMDWQNQQEVTISSES; from the exons ATGATATTGTTTCCATATTTGAAAGAAAGCCTGATATTGAGGAGGTGTAGCTGGAAGGGATTGGAGCAgataatgaaaatgaaaatgggaGCGGCAACCACATCAACctactttcctctctctcaattaCAGGTTTTGGAATTAGAGAAGATTAACGATTTTGAATCTCTTCCAGTGAAGGGGCTACAGAACCTCATTTCTCTACGGGAACTCAATATAAGATGGTGCTATGGACTGGGTTCTCTCCATTGGATAAGCAGCCTCACATCACTACAAACCCTTGAAATCTGGGGATGTCCCAATCTGACATCACTTCCTCAAGAGATTCACAATCTCACCTCTTTAAAAGAGTTGCGAATTTATGATTGTCCCCTTTTACGGCAAAGATGCGAGAGGCAAATAGGTGAAGATTGGCCCATCATTGCCCATGTCCCAAGCGTAATTATGGATTGGCAGAACCAGCAAGAAGTAACGATTTCTTCAG AATCATAG
- the LOC115973006 gene encoding uncharacterized protein LOC115973006 — protein MRTRIWIKIKADYLPQCLKESHCFGFNGEANRDDSSSKHEIFLITPNLCDLSLHICLCFLICLDLAAAFYCWSLFLISKYLEDYLPLCLEESHCFGLIEWEIER, from the exons ACTATTTGCCTCAATGTCTTAAGGAGAGCCATTGTTTTGGGTTTAATGGAGAAGCAAATAGAG ATGACAgttcatctaagcatgaaaTCTTTCTTATAACTCCTAATCTGTGTGACTTGAGCCTACACATTTGTTTGtg TTTTTTAATTTGCTTGGATCTTGCTGCAGCCTTCTACTGCTGGAGCCTGTTCCTCATCTCCAAATATTTGGAAG ATTATTTGCCTCTATGCCTTGAGGAGAGCCATTGTTTTGGGTTAATAGAGTGGGAAATAGAGAG ATGA